A genomic window from Streptomyces sp. NBC_00234 includes:
- a CDS encoding carotenoid oxygenase family protein, whose translation MLLVPRDGGPVRTVEADPWFQWHFAGAYDDGDDIFFDLVRFRSWTVMHEAISSLSHLTDPSCFPVGRLWRYRVGASGTVEAHQLHGLPLEWPTIDPRRSTTAHRNVYGAAGGDATAGVAFSAVARYDTERGEADLHDYGPGHLVGEPLFVPRDRGRLDEQGWLIAYETDLAPGNTNIVVFDAESVADGPVCTLPVPESLGYTFHGQWIHS comes from the coding sequence ATCCTGCTCGTCCCCCGGGACGGTGGCCCGGTCCGTACCGTCGAAGCCGATCCGTGGTTCCAGTGGCACTTCGCCGGTGCCTACGACGACGGCGACGACATCTTCTTCGATCTGGTCCGCTTCCGGTCCTGGACCGTCATGCACGAGGCCATCTCCAGCCTGAGCCATCTCACCGACCCGTCCTGCTTCCCCGTCGGCCGCCTGTGGCGCTACCGCGTCGGCGCCTCCGGCACGGTCGAGGCCCACCAGCTCCACGGGCTGCCCCTCGAGTGGCCCACCATCGACCCCCGCCGCTCCACCACCGCCCACCGCAATGTCTACGGCGCCGCCGGCGGCGACGCCACAGCGGGCGTGGCGTTCTCGGCGGTCGCGCGCTACGACACCGAGCGCGGTGAGGCCGACCTCCACGACTACGGCCCCGGCCATCTGGTCGGCGAGCCCCTCTTCGTCCCCCGCGACCGCGGCCGGCTCGACGAGCAGGGCTGGCTCATCGCGTACGAGACCGACCTCGCCCCCGGAAACACGAACATCGTCGTCTTCGACGCCGAGTCCGTCGCCGACGGACCTGTCTGCACGCTGCCCGTCCCCGAAAGCCTCGGCTACACCTTCCACGGCCAGTGGATCCACTCATGA
- a CDS encoding TetR/AcrR family transcriptional regulator has protein sequence MPLEPRIGFDGTDRATVPGDEQDAGGGAEAVTVREVARRAGVSPSAPFRHFSDRAALLAAVAEAVAMDFGAIQMAAVESADSIPFRALGTAFVQYALDHPHRFALLRGALFGATRTPALEEGHRAFTGGIVELVIAGQRRGELRQADPELIRIAAQAVSYGLSQMFVDGYLDASRADVLINQVVDLFGLGVLAPDSDARAYEGGGDEAS, from the coding sequence GTGCCACTGGAACCACGGATCGGCTTCGACGGTACGGACCGGGCCACCGTCCCGGGGGACGAGCAGGATGCGGGTGGGGGCGCCGAGGCGGTGACCGTCCGCGAGGTGGCCCGCAGGGCGGGCGTCTCCCCTTCGGCACCCTTCCGGCACTTCTCCGACCGGGCCGCACTGCTGGCCGCGGTCGCCGAGGCCGTCGCGATGGATTTCGGTGCGATCCAGATGGCGGCGGTGGAATCGGCCGACTCCATCCCGTTCCGGGCCCTGGGCACCGCGTTCGTGCAGTACGCACTGGACCACCCGCACCGGTTCGCGCTCCTGCGAGGCGCCCTCTTCGGCGCGACCAGGACACCGGCCCTGGAGGAGGGGCACCGCGCCTTCACCGGCGGAATCGTCGAGCTGGTCATTGCCGGACAGCGGCGCGGCGAACTGCGGCAGGCCGATCCCGAACTGATCAGAATCGCCGCTCAGGCAGTGTCCTACGGCCTCTCGCAGATGTTCGTCGACGGCTACCTCGACGCTTCACGGGCCGACGTACTGATCAACCAGGTCGTCGACCTGTTCGGCCTGGGCGTACTCGCGCCCGACAGCGACGCCCGCGCATACGAGGGCGGGGGCGACGAAGCCTCCTGA
- a CDS encoding HD domain-containing protein: MSEHDFASTPLWQETLAVRPRKDDHHSQRERLRASYLALRDNAAVLLAENARSLPDFTVHDISHVDALWETAGLMCGSQVGLNPAEAYVLGCAFALHDAAMGAAAYGMSVPEALGQQRWRDLVSVAYFHRQGCWPDQEQLDAPPAEIAEACQATAIRETHAEQARQLVDQPWRSSAGNEIFLIQDVQLREAYGPLIGDLAASHWWSVDKLADQFRQPKGSLTWQPAEWTIEPLKLACILRLADATQIDSRRAPTFLFSLRKPQGIARAHWRFQEHISRPHLDGDRITYTSLRPFPPHDATAWWLALDYLRSIDQELKKVDALLYDLNRNRLAARAVAGVDSPERFAELFPVSDWRPIDATVKVSDVPALVETLGGEQLYGKEPEVAVRELIQNAQDAVLARRAVEPDFTEGRIDVRLIETDGSWCLEICDNGIGMDEETLVRGLLDFGTSGWSSTRIRSRLPGLASGGFQPTGRFGIGFFSVFLLGSHVELITRRYDASVADARRLAFDSAARRPLLTPLAERGRAAPGTTVRAMLKTNPYDIQGLLTRTSDDRLGQLIRRLVLENTVPIRIWEPDAAEPETIHPFTLDSGAPDEVFDRLYPSLTDSWRVGQEKQRLELRDAFVERATELLDESGRRIGLATLWTDLNFQGRGDFRGIVPVSGFLADQTYAFAGYLAGQPSRASRDKAGLVANQDQIRRWLRTQEKKLRDIGHFGDAVQLELASMLHNAFKCLSDDIAFAITAQGLLCPADIAAWATQRNEVFIASGPNVAVRTRPPQVYHYLSGRNVVLPNNWVVLSQRSAYPPLADAFPDILNRDTEYEFARNHSTLTWEKLWWRMSGGLYGPFMHALCKAWSCTIEALLAPVEQRHWSDSCCLDDESLDPVWGYLLKRPTNTS, translated from the coding sequence GTGTCCGAGCACGACTTCGCCAGCACACCCCTGTGGCAGGAGACCCTTGCCGTGCGTCCGCGCAAGGACGATCACCACAGCCAACGGGAGCGATTGCGCGCGTCGTATCTGGCGCTGCGAGACAATGCGGCTGTACTGCTCGCGGAGAATGCGCGCAGTTTGCCCGACTTCACGGTCCATGACATCAGCCACGTGGACGCGCTGTGGGAGACGGCCGGTCTCATGTGTGGTAGCCAGGTCGGGCTGAATCCGGCTGAGGCATACGTGCTGGGCTGTGCCTTCGCGCTGCACGACGCCGCGATGGGGGCGGCGGCATACGGGATGAGTGTGCCCGAAGCGCTGGGCCAACAGCGGTGGCGTGATCTGGTGTCAGTCGCCTACTTTCACCGGCAGGGATGTTGGCCGGATCAGGAGCAACTGGACGCCCCACCTGCCGAGATCGCCGAAGCGTGTCAGGCCACCGCTATCCGCGAAACGCATGCGGAGCAGGCCCGGCAGCTGGTGGATCAGCCGTGGCGGTCCAGTGCGGGCAACGAGATCTTCCTCATCCAGGACGTTCAACTCCGCGAAGCGTACGGTCCGCTAATCGGTGATCTGGCAGCCAGTCACTGGTGGTCAGTGGACAAGCTTGCCGATCAGTTCCGCCAGCCGAAAGGCTCGCTGACCTGGCAGCCAGCGGAGTGGACCATCGAGCCGCTTAAGCTGGCCTGCATCCTCCGGCTTGCCGACGCAACCCAGATCGACAGCCGCCGCGCCCCAACGTTTCTGTTCTCCCTGCGTAAGCCGCAAGGTATCGCCCGTGCACACTGGCGGTTCCAGGAACACATCAGCCGCCCACACCTGGACGGCGACCGGATCACTTACACCTCGCTGCGCCCATTCCCCCCACACGACGCTACTGCCTGGTGGCTGGCCTTGGACTACCTGCGGAGCATCGACCAGGAGTTGAAGAAGGTCGATGCCCTCCTCTACGACCTCAACCGCAACCGACTCGCGGCTCGCGCAGTTGCCGGAGTTGATTCCCCCGAGCGCTTCGCTGAACTGTTCCCGGTGTCGGACTGGCGGCCCATTGATGCCACGGTCAAGGTCAGCGATGTCCCTGCTCTGGTAGAAACACTGGGCGGAGAGCAGCTGTACGGCAAGGAACCCGAGGTGGCCGTTCGCGAGCTGATCCAGAATGCCCAAGACGCCGTCCTCGCTCGCCGCGCTGTAGAACCCGACTTCACCGAGGGCCGTATCGACGTACGTCTCATCGAGACCGACGGTTCCTGGTGCCTGGAGATCTGCGATAACGGCATCGGCATGGACGAGGAGACCCTCGTCCGTGGACTGCTCGACTTCGGAACTAGCGGCTGGAGTTCCACCCGCATCCGCAGTCGGCTCCCTGGTCTGGCCAGCGGTGGATTCCAGCCCACGGGCCGGTTCGGCATCGGCTTCTTCTCTGTCTTCCTGCTCGGCAGCCACGTCGAACTGATCACCCGTCGCTACGATGCCTCTGTGGCAGACGCACGCCGACTAGCCTTCGACAGTGCAGCTCGGCGGCCGCTACTCACGCCACTGGCCGAACGCGGCCGCGCCGCGCCGGGCACAACTGTGCGCGCCATGCTCAAGACGAATCCCTACGACATCCAGGGGCTCCTCACCAGGACCAGCGACGACAGGCTTGGTCAGCTCATCCGACGGCTGGTCCTGGAGAACACTGTCCCAATCCGCATTTGGGAGCCGGACGCAGCCGAACCTGAGACGATTCATCCCTTCACACTGGACTCGGGAGCACCAGATGAAGTCTTCGATCGCCTCTACCCATCCCTGACCGACAGCTGGCGCGTCGGTCAAGAGAAGCAGCGCCTCGAATTACGCGACGCCTTCGTCGAGAGGGCAACAGAATTACTGGACGAATCAGGACGGCGCATCGGACTGGCCACACTCTGGACCGACCTGAATTTCCAAGGGCGAGGCGACTTTCGTGGGATCGTCCCAGTGAGCGGCTTTCTGGCTGACCAGACATACGCCTTCGCGGGATATCTCGCCGGCCAGCCCAGCCGGGCCTCGCGGGACAAGGCAGGTCTCGTCGCCAATCAGGATCAGATTCGTCGATGGCTGCGCACCCAGGAAAAAAAGCTGCGCGATATCGGGCACTTCGGCGACGCGGTTCAGCTGGAACTTGCCAGCATGTTGCACAATGCGTTCAAGTGTCTGTCTGACGACATCGCCTTTGCCATAACGGCACAGGGTCTGCTCTGCCCGGCAGACATCGCTGCATGGGCCACGCAGCGGAACGAAGTCTTCATCGCCTCAGGGCCGAACGTGGCCGTCAGAACCCGACCTCCGCAGGTTTATCACTACCTGTCCGGACGAAATGTTGTGCTCCCTAACAACTGGGTTGTCCTCTCTCAGAGATCAGCTTATCCGCCACTGGCTGACGCATTCCCGGATATCCTGAATCGTGATACCGAATACGAGTTCGCGCGCAACCATTCAACGCTCACGTGGGAAAAGCTCTGGTGGCGCATGTCAGGCGGCCTTTACGGGCCGTTCATGCATGCCCTATGCAAAGCGTGGTCCTGCACTATCGAGGCACTCCTTGCCCCTGTCGAGCAGCGCCACTGGTCGGACTCCTGCTGCCTGGATGATGAGTCACTAGATCCTGTCTGGGGCTACCTACTCAAGCGGCCTACCAACACCAGTTGA
- a CDS encoding SHOCT domain-containing protein, with translation MDAGRTGRTLRITYQGPPMLAGVLAQILREDGQCEVDFEPPQETRDALGAAGLAVATVQFLVQTSGMDDRIKEAINKFLQKFSRAQPQVQIDGEPTASDELATSSIADELAKLASLHADGHLTDQEFSEAKARVLQRGY, from the coding sequence ATGGACGCAGGAAGAACCGGGCGGACTCTCCGGATCACATATCAAGGGCCGCCAATGCTGGCCGGTGTCCTCGCGCAGATCCTTAGAGAGGACGGTCAGTGCGAGGTCGACTTCGAGCCGCCACAGGAGACCCGGGATGCCTTGGGTGCTGCTGGCCTTGCCGTTGCCACGGTGCAGTTTCTTGTACAGACGTCCGGAATGGATGATCGAATTAAGGAAGCGATCAACAAGTTCCTTCAAAAGTTCAGCAGGGCTCAACCGCAGGTCCAAATCGATGGGGAACCGACGGCGAGCGACGAGCTGGCTACATCGTCTATTGCTGACGAACTTGCCAAGCTGGCGTCACTACACGCTGATGGTCACTTGACCGACCAGGAGTTTTCGGAAGCCAAAGCGCGAGTCCTTCAACGTGGCTACTGA
- a CDS encoding DUF5955 family protein: MRFGRGSDSGGTHVTGSSNQVNTGRVGGDMRQVHVAGGGADDPRLLAAQASLAEFTAALDAHAGEVHSIDGCRQAVARIDEELQSPAPDARRLTETLEMLSLAIGSVASLASLVGTLRNAITALVG, translated from the coding sequence ATGCGATTTGGGCGAGGAAGCGACAGCGGCGGCACCCACGTCACCGGTAGCAGTAACCAGGTCAACACGGGCAGGGTCGGCGGCGACATGCGGCAGGTCCACGTCGCGGGCGGAGGGGCCGACGATCCCAGGCTTCTGGCCGCGCAGGCCAGCCTCGCCGAGTTCACGGCGGCACTGGACGCGCACGCAGGGGAGGTGCACAGCATTGACGGTTGCCGGCAGGCCGTCGCCAGGATTGACGAAGAACTGCAAAGCCCCGCCCCGGATGCCCGCCGGCTCACCGAGACCCTGGAAATGCTGAGCCTCGCGATCGGATCGGTAGCGTCCCTGGCCTCGCTCGTCGGGACGCTTAGGAACGCCATCACAGCACTCGTGGGTTGA
- a CDS encoding HD domain-containing protein, whose amino-acid sequence MNGALSKWARQVAEAELSDPLPRRWAHSQGVGRRAAELAGVLGDDADLLVSAAVLHDVGYAPRLAVTGFHPLDGARFLRDVHGADERLVRLVANHSLALLEAEERGLRSALEAEFPLLDDHRLVDALVYCDMTTTPDGERTSAEARLTEITDRYGVDSVVGRFIRRASPEILAAVERVETALAAQPR is encoded by the coding sequence ATGAACGGAGCACTGTCAAAGTGGGCGCGTCAGGTGGCCGAAGCTGAGCTGAGTGATCCGCTTCCTCGTCGATGGGCGCACTCGCAAGGCGTCGGCCGGCGCGCGGCCGAACTGGCGGGGGTCCTGGGCGATGACGCGGACCTGCTGGTTTCTGCCGCTGTGCTGCACGATGTGGGCTACGCTCCGCGGCTGGCCGTGACCGGGTTTCATCCGCTGGATGGGGCCCGGTTCCTTCGTGACGTCCATGGTGCGGATGAGCGGTTGGTGCGGTTGGTGGCGAACCACTCGTTGGCGTTGCTGGAGGCTGAGGAGCGCGGGTTGCGGAGCGCGCTGGAGGCCGAGTTTCCGTTGCTCGACGATCACCGGCTCGTGGATGCCTTGGTGTACTGCGACATGACGACGACGCCCGATGGAGAACGCACGTCCGCCGAGGCCCGGCTGACGGAGATCACGGACCGTTACGGCGTGGACAGCGTGGTGGGGCGGTTCATTCGTCGGGCATCGCCGGAGATCCTTGCCGCTGTGGAGCGGGTGGAGACGGCGCTGGCGGCTCAGCCCAGGTAG
- a CDS encoding SAVED domain-containing protein yields MAHLPAPGPTSVRTTGDYYQWLVAWEACLTLLRENAARSHNPVRAVGVELDGVGNLDDVVMLRDVPPSTYKQVKYAVDSATPVNVEYLTKPSNSGGPSILKKIARTWKQLTADGGSVELHLVTNRAADPADDLVKVCDARTGLLMPKAGVGGDKSDRAKARARWAEEAALTEAELLDLLSVLHFDLSVNMVKYQEYLQLLMAVAGLHNDQRALEAGAGWVAKMVRDGQRELTLAMVESAVTELGLEVGPARAVLSIATLKPDPMAPDADHAIDWVDRFESESEYTKRRPLSPNTWAQLQADIEAAPGRLPAGTTAVSVTGSIRLAPAFLVGTTFRMVTGTDLAALQRGRAGSELWSTNDPFETPLAPEVAEYEIGQGDEIAVAIAVATEITSDVLEYLLEQNLPVGKLIVFAPPSGKANDGSVHGSTAANALAVGIRDHLRRSTRRVQRMHLFLACPMGLAVLLGNRWNRLCQTVVYEDIKIGDGYEAAFTVEA; encoded by the coding sequence ATGGCCCACCTCCCCGCCCCCGGCCCCACCAGCGTCCGCACCACCGGTGACTATTACCAATGGCTAGTCGCCTGGGAGGCATGCCTGACCCTCCTCCGAGAGAACGCCGCCCGTTCGCATAACCCTGTGCGCGCCGTCGGCGTCGAGCTTGACGGCGTCGGCAATCTCGACGACGTCGTCATGCTGCGCGATGTTCCTCCGAGCACTTACAAGCAGGTCAAGTACGCGGTCGACAGCGCCACACCGGTCAACGTGGAATACCTGACCAAGCCCAGCAACAGCGGTGGCCCGTCGATTCTCAAGAAGATCGCCAGGACGTGGAAGCAGTTGACCGCAGACGGCGGCAGCGTCGAACTGCACTTGGTCACCAACCGGGCGGCCGATCCTGCTGATGATCTGGTGAAGGTCTGCGATGCCCGCACCGGGCTTCTGATGCCAAAGGCAGGCGTCGGCGGAGACAAGTCGGATCGCGCCAAGGCCCGTGCCCGGTGGGCCGAGGAAGCAGCTCTAACCGAGGCCGAGCTCCTCGACCTGCTGTCGGTTCTGCACTTCGACCTGTCAGTGAACATGGTCAAGTACCAGGAATATCTGCAGCTGTTGATGGCCGTCGCGGGTCTACACAACGACCAGCGGGCGTTGGAGGCGGGAGCCGGATGGGTCGCCAAGATGGTCCGCGATGGCCAGCGCGAGCTCACGCTGGCCATGGTCGAGAGTGCCGTCACCGAGTTGGGCCTGGAGGTCGGCCCCGCTCGGGCCGTCCTGTCGATCGCCACTCTTAAGCCAGACCCGATGGCCCCGGACGCCGACCACGCCATTGATTGGGTTGACCGCTTCGAAAGCGAATCCGAGTACACAAAGCGTCGACCCTTGTCGCCGAATACCTGGGCCCAGCTGCAGGCGGACATTGAGGCCGCGCCCGGGCGCCTCCCCGCCGGTACGACCGCCGTCTCCGTCACGGGCAGCATCCGTCTAGCGCCAGCCTTCCTGGTTGGTACCACCTTCCGCATGGTCACAGGGACCGACCTGGCAGCGCTGCAGCGGGGGAGGGCCGGCAGCGAGCTCTGGTCCACCAACGACCCGTTCGAGACCCCCTTGGCCCCGGAAGTCGCTGAGTACGAGATTGGCCAAGGCGACGAGATCGCTGTCGCCATCGCGGTCGCGACGGAGATCACCAGCGACGTCCTGGAGTACCTGCTCGAGCAGAACCTCCCGGTCGGTAAGCTCATCGTCTTCGCCCCGCCGAGCGGTAAGGCGAATGACGGCTCCGTCCATGGCAGCACCGCCGCCAACGCCTTGGCAGTGGGCATCCGCGATCATCTCCGCCGCTCCACTCGCCGAGTTCAGCGCATGCACCTCTTCCTCGCCTGCCCGATGGGACTTGCTGTTCTACTGGGCAACCGATGGAACCGGCTGTGTCAGACCGTGGTGTACGAGGACATCAAGATCGGTGACGGATACGAAGCGGCATTCACCGTAGAGGCATAG
- a CDS encoding AAA family ATPase, with translation MTSQDDLFHPVIELPEPTRRARYDRLIGLDETKLRLRKEAALLADPRRLRSWAAQYHGGDVAALALFADRAPLFVFAGDVGSGKSALAESFGCDLADWLDLPVYLYRLKLATRGSGLVGEMTSLIGDAFTHMHTVGKRASGSGGARAVQLLVVDEADALVQSREAQQMHHEDRAGVDAFLAGIDGLTGAALPVVIVLCTNRVGALDPAVMRRAAATFTFTRPSDEQRHAVLTQALDGLGIRPETVRKVVVLTGPTEGRPGYTFSDLTQRLVPAAVFRAFPERPVMDEDLLALAEEMEPTPIFTEER, from the coding sequence GTGACCAGCCAGGACGACCTGTTCCACCCCGTCATCGAGTTGCCCGAGCCCACCCGACGCGCCCGCTACGACCGCTTGATCGGCCTGGACGAGACGAAGCTGCGCCTGCGCAAGGAAGCCGCGCTCCTCGCGGATCCGCGCCGGCTTCGGTCTTGGGCCGCGCAGTACCACGGTGGCGACGTCGCCGCTCTCGCTCTGTTCGCAGACCGGGCGCCGCTGTTCGTTTTCGCAGGCGACGTCGGCTCCGGCAAGTCCGCGCTGGCCGAATCCTTCGGCTGCGACCTCGCCGACTGGCTCGATCTGCCGGTGTACCTATACCGGCTCAAGCTCGCTACCCGCGGCAGCGGCTTGGTCGGCGAGATGACCTCGCTCATTGGAGACGCCTTTACCCACATGCACACAGTGGGCAAGCGGGCGTCGGGCTCTGGGGGAGCACGCGCAGTGCAGCTTCTTGTCGTCGACGAGGCGGACGCCCTGGTGCAGTCCCGCGAGGCCCAACAGATGCACCATGAGGATCGCGCCGGCGTCGACGCGTTCCTGGCCGGCATCGACGGCTTGACCGGCGCCGCGCTCCCGGTCGTCATCGTGCTGTGCACCAACCGGGTCGGCGCCCTCGACCCGGCCGTCATGCGCCGCGCCGCGGCCACATTCACCTTCACCCGCCCCAGCGACGAGCAACGCCACGCAGTCCTCACTCAGGCTCTCGACGGACTCGGCATCCGACCGGAGACCGTCCGCAAGGTAGTCGTGCTCACCGGCCCTACTGAGGGCCGCCCCGGCTATACCTTCTCCGACCTCACCCAGCGCCTGGTCCCGGCAGCTGTCTTCCGTGCCTTCCCCGAGCGGCCCGTCATGGACGAGGACCTCCTCGCCCTTGCCGAGGAGATGGAGCCCACCCCCATCTTCACCGAGGAGCGCTGA
- a CDS encoding HORMA-1 domain-containing protein, translated as MTGSYSRSASGSFTITDARYVGGRVAADLRLLYNLYGEPSLERIEKFAEEVALLLRDGYLDTVDYGFRDTATNAWKFRLRYKATAGGQLIDSRPGSFPDAVDLTGYTFHSFLDYSSAFWLLTSSQKAGVKEALPISRTTGTAPSAVAGTGTTGHGYARNGTGVSRDVYVAY; from the coding sequence ATGACCGGCTCGTACTCCAGATCCGCTTCCGGCTCGTTCACGATCACCGATGCCCGCTACGTCGGAGGCAGAGTCGCCGCGGACCTGCGCCTGCTGTACAACCTCTACGGCGAGCCCTCCCTCGAGAGAATCGAGAAGTTCGCCGAGGAGGTCGCCCTGCTCCTGCGCGACGGCTATCTCGACACCGTCGACTACGGCTTCCGCGACACGGCAACCAACGCCTGGAAGTTCCGCCTGCGCTATAAGGCCACGGCCGGCGGCCAGCTCATCGACTCCCGGCCAGGCAGCTTCCCTGACGCGGTCGACCTCACCGGCTACACCTTTCATAGCTTCCTGGACTACAGCTCTGCCTTCTGGCTCCTGACCAGCAGCCAGAAGGCCGGGGTCAAGGAGGCCCTGCCGATCTCCCGGACGACCGGCACCGCCCCGAGTGCCGTCGCGGGCACCGGCACCACGGGGCACGGCTACGCCCGCAACGGCACTGGAGTCTCACGCGACGTCTACGTCGCTTACTAG
- a CDS encoding CBASS oligonucleotide cyclase gives MAGESYVDHEVLKAYAKNKVNVPKEEAKERRRQVNYLRERLEDYIAAHPDFDLVKLRASGSTAKHTAIRRRRGTGSDADVAAYLRVGDPAIDVSTALAWLEKRCKEVYGKTKVAEDFKLSDHAVGITMRGSGLKIDVVPVLYTGEPDDQGYLVTSGGIKVLTSVTLHLRFIEKRKGEAGDGYRELIRLLKGWVRESKEGDPQLRCKSFLIELLVAHLWDVGWNGQPLQVDDYPQAIEQVLSYIVRTGLKTPIAFTDYYTADEVSATTDPIQVWDPVNPENNVARGYTEFDRQRLVNHAKTTLDTLTTAAYATTKSEALDLWRELFGPTFPGE, from the coding sequence ATGGCGGGGGAGAGCTACGTCGACCACGAGGTCCTCAAGGCGTACGCGAAGAACAAGGTGAACGTGCCGAAGGAGGAGGCGAAGGAACGCCGCCGCCAGGTGAACTACCTGCGGGAGCGGCTGGAGGACTACATCGCAGCCCACCCAGACTTCGACCTCGTGAAGCTCCGCGCATCCGGCAGCACGGCCAAGCACACAGCGATCCGTCGCAGGCGCGGCACAGGGTCTGACGCGGATGTCGCCGCGTACCTGCGCGTCGGCGATCCCGCCATCGACGTCTCGACGGCACTAGCCTGGCTGGAGAAGCGTTGCAAAGAGGTCTATGGCAAGACGAAGGTTGCGGAGGACTTCAAGCTCTCCGACCACGCTGTCGGTATCACGATGCGGGGCTCCGGCTTGAAGATCGACGTGGTGCCGGTGCTCTACACCGGCGAGCCGGACGACCAGGGCTACCTGGTCACCAGTGGCGGCATCAAGGTACTCACCTCGGTCACGCTGCACCTGCGCTTCATCGAAAAGCGCAAGGGGGAGGCCGGCGACGGCTACCGGGAGCTTATCCGCCTGCTGAAGGGATGGGTCCGGGAGAGCAAGGAGGGCGATCCGCAGCTGCGCTGCAAGTCCTTCCTGATTGAACTCTTGGTCGCGCACCTCTGGGACGTCGGCTGGAACGGACAGCCGCTGCAGGTTGACGACTATCCGCAGGCGATCGAGCAGGTCCTCTCCTACATCGTCCGCACCGGCCTGAAGACACCGATCGCCTTCACCGACTACTACACGGCCGACGAGGTGAGCGCGACGACAGACCCTATCCAGGTCTGGGACCCGGTCAATCCGGAAAATAACGTCGCTCGCGGCTACACCGAGTTCGACCGCCAGCGGTTGGTCAACCACGCCAAGACGACCCTCGACACGCTCACGACGGCCGCCTACGCGACCACGAAGAGTGAGGCGCTCGACCTTTGGCGCGAGCTGTTCGGCCCCACCTTCCCGGGAGAGTGA